Proteins found in one Cellulomonas palmilytica genomic segment:
- a CDS encoding putative baseplate assembly protein: MPLDPPHLDDRTFQDIVDETKRLIPRFTPEWTNHNVSDPGVALIELFAWMSEMVLFRVNQVPERMYVHFLNLVGIEPFPPSVAHADLTFWLSAPADRPVRVPAGTQVATVGDDPVVFSTSDEAVVAPPELVAALAGTAAGQLHDVWEDLTVPGASALCFPSDPVATDDALYLGTKGSLGGYAVRLDLAARAEGIGVDPRNPPLAWEAWDGEAWVACQVESDSTGGLNKSGSVVLLVPHRHEPLVLAGELAHWLRVRLTRPQPGQPTFQASPRISSAHLLAIGVTVPAEHATTVPAELLGRSTGAPGLVLRASSWPVAARRDEEGVLVVDRGQTRRWTEVPDFSASGPGDPHVVWDSTTGEVRFGPAIRHPDGIVRQHGAVPPDGAEIRVTAYRTGGGARGNVGARTLVSLRSGVPFVASVSNARAATGGVDAESVEEAKVRGPLTLRTGQRAVTASDFEAITRQASVEVARARCLPAAQTGSATVRVLVVPALRSDPRTHRIDDFALSAELFDAIADALDERRTIGTSVELGTPYYQGVSVAALVRALPGRPAAMVRQRISDALTRFIHPLTGGPDGGGWPFDAPLTATAVAQVVEGIDGVLAVDELQLFEYDLRTGRRVGGGREAIALSDNALFLSADHRVVVR, translated from the coding sequence ATGCCGCTCGACCCGCCGCACCTCGACGACCGGACGTTCCAGGACATCGTCGACGAGACCAAGCGGCTCATCCCCCGCTTCACCCCGGAGTGGACCAACCACAACGTGTCCGACCCGGGCGTCGCGCTGATCGAGCTGTTCGCCTGGATGTCGGAGATGGTGCTGTTCCGCGTCAACCAGGTGCCCGAGCGCATGTACGTGCACTTCCTCAACCTGGTCGGGATCGAGCCTTTCCCGCCGAGCGTCGCGCACGCCGACCTGACGTTCTGGCTGTCCGCACCCGCGGACCGTCCCGTGCGCGTGCCCGCGGGCACGCAGGTCGCCACGGTCGGCGACGACCCGGTGGTGTTCTCCACGTCCGACGAGGCCGTCGTCGCACCACCCGAGCTGGTCGCCGCGCTCGCCGGCACTGCCGCGGGTCAGCTGCACGACGTGTGGGAGGACCTCACCGTCCCCGGCGCGTCCGCGCTGTGCTTCCCGTCCGACCCCGTCGCCACCGACGACGCGCTCTACCTGGGCACCAAGGGCTCGCTCGGCGGGTACGCGGTGCGGCTCGACCTCGCGGCGCGCGCCGAGGGCATCGGCGTCGACCCGCGCAACCCGCCGCTCGCGTGGGAGGCGTGGGACGGCGAGGCGTGGGTCGCGTGCCAGGTCGAGTCCGACTCCACCGGCGGCCTCAACAAGTCCGGGTCGGTGGTGCTGCTCGTGCCGCACCGGCACGAGCCGCTCGTGCTCGCGGGCGAGCTCGCGCACTGGCTGCGCGTGCGCCTGACCCGCCCGCAGCCCGGCCAGCCGACGTTCCAGGCGTCGCCGCGCATCTCGTCGGCGCACCTGCTCGCGATCGGCGTGACCGTGCCCGCCGAGCACGCCACCACCGTCCCCGCCGAGCTGCTCGGCCGGTCCACCGGCGCGCCCGGGCTCGTGCTGCGCGCGTCGTCGTGGCCCGTCGCCGCACGCCGCGACGAGGAGGGCGTGCTCGTCGTCGACCGCGGGCAGACGCGACGCTGGACCGAGGTGCCGGACTTCTCGGCGTCCGGACCCGGCGACCCGCACGTCGTGTGGGACTCGACCACCGGCGAGGTGCGGTTCGGCCCTGCGATCCGGCACCCCGACGGCATCGTGCGCCAGCACGGCGCCGTCCCGCCCGACGGCGCCGAGATCCGCGTGACCGCCTACCGCACCGGCGGCGGAGCGCGCGGGAACGTCGGGGCGCGCACGCTCGTCTCGCTGCGCAGCGGCGTGCCGTTCGTCGCGTCCGTCTCCAACGCGCGCGCCGCGACCGGCGGCGTCGACGCCGAGTCCGTCGAGGAGGCCAAGGTCCGCGGGCCGCTCACGCTGCGCACCGGGCAGCGCGCCGTCACCGCCTCCGACTTCGAGGCCATCACGCGCCAGGCGTCCGTCGAGGTCGCCCGCGCCCGCTGCCTGCCCGCCGCGCAGACCGGCTCGGCGACCGTCCGCGTGCTCGTCGTCCCCGCCCTGCGCAGCGACCCGCGCACGCACCGCATCGACGACTTCGCGCTGTCCGCCGAGCTGTTCGACGCGATCGCCGACGCGCTCGACGAGCGCCGCACCATCGGCACGTCCGTCGAGCTCGGCACCCCCTACTACCAGGGCGTGAGCGTCGCGGCGCTCGTGCGCGCGCTGCCCGGCCGGCCCGCCGCGATGGTCCGTCAACGCATCTCCGACGCGCTCACCCGGTTCATCCACCCGCTCACCGGTGGGCCCGACGGCGGCGGCTGGCCGTTCGACGCACCCCTGACCGCGACCGCCGTCGCGCAGGTCGTCGAAGGCATCGACGGGGTGCTCGCCGTCGACGAGCTGCAGCTGTTCGAGTACGACCTGCGCACCGGGCGGCGCGTCGGCGGCGGCCGCGAGGCCATCGCACTGTCCGACAACGCGCTGTTCCTGTCCGCCGACCACCGGGTGGTGGTGCGGTGA
- a CDS encoding phage baseplate assembly protein V, whose amino-acid sequence MTVLRDEKALTWPRILVAGQELAEEWTDQLESLRVERALRTIGRAWLRFTDSAYALAGSSTFAIGEAVEISSVTTQGLASTTLLTGTVTAVESALTERGELQLTVTVDDFGVGLTRSAEVTTFHEMSYTQVVAQLVGDAGLTAEVAELPTAPVAFALRSDTALATIDDIAVRYGCDWVVEGQALHVWSASSGSLGTSDDLTAGVNLLAFAVRQVTDATTEVTVRGWDPKAQEAVTASAQTPSPRAGRQPQNSDATFTRTDAHASTSSQEDAQAVATGLAARTGRIVARGRCLYQPTLRPGTTVSVAGMGPNSGAYYVREVTHTVDRAGSTTAFVAGDRDPVRLVAAPPTSAASTFRRGGLVVGVVDNVKDPDALGRVSVSLSTASDQAKSAWARVTQPGAGSGRGHLFLPHVGDEVLVGFENDDPNRPVVIGGLYGTKAAPHRAAIGEDGAVVAQAIKTRTGHVIELSEGTSDAEQHILLSLASGARLRVGKDAVVLEAPDGVPLTLNAGQSSLAFDGNGKVTLTGTTLELKARSKVDVSSSADVAVKAGTGLALQGMTATFKGTASTVVESGAVAEVKGTMVKIN is encoded by the coding sequence GTGACGGTCCTGCGCGACGAGAAGGCGCTCACCTGGCCGCGCATCCTCGTGGCCGGGCAAGAGCTGGCCGAGGAGTGGACGGACCAGCTCGAGTCGTTGCGGGTGGAGCGGGCGCTGCGCACGATCGGGCGGGCGTGGCTGCGGTTCACGGACTCGGCGTACGCGCTCGCAGGGTCGAGCACGTTCGCGATCGGCGAGGCGGTGGAGATCTCGTCGGTCACGACGCAGGGGCTGGCGTCGACGACGCTGCTGACGGGGACGGTGACGGCGGTCGAGTCGGCGCTCACGGAGCGCGGCGAGCTGCAGCTCACGGTGACGGTCGACGACTTCGGGGTCGGGCTCACGCGCAGCGCGGAGGTCACGACGTTCCACGAGATGTCGTACACGCAGGTCGTCGCGCAGCTCGTCGGGGACGCGGGCCTGACGGCGGAGGTCGCGGAGCTGCCGACGGCCCCCGTGGCGTTCGCGCTGCGCAGCGACACCGCGCTCGCGACGATCGACGACATCGCGGTGCGGTACGGGTGCGACTGGGTCGTCGAGGGGCAGGCGCTGCACGTGTGGTCGGCGTCGTCGGGCTCGCTGGGCACGTCAGACGACCTCACGGCCGGGGTGAACCTGCTGGCGTTCGCGGTGCGGCAGGTGACCGACGCGACGACCGAGGTGACGGTACGCGGCTGGGACCCGAAGGCGCAGGAGGCGGTCACGGCGAGCGCGCAGACCCCGAGCCCGCGCGCGGGACGGCAGCCGCAGAACAGCGACGCGACGTTCACGCGCACCGACGCGCACGCGAGCACGTCCTCGCAGGAGGACGCGCAGGCCGTCGCCACGGGCCTCGCGGCGCGCACCGGCCGGATCGTCGCGCGCGGGCGCTGCCTCTACCAGCCGACGCTGCGGCCCGGCACCACGGTGTCCGTGGCGGGCATGGGTCCCAACTCGGGCGCCTACTACGTGCGCGAGGTGACGCACACGGTGGACCGCGCGGGGTCGACGACGGCGTTCGTCGCGGGCGACCGCGACCCCGTGCGGCTGGTCGCCGCGCCGCCGACGAGCGCGGCGTCCACGTTCCGGCGCGGCGGGCTCGTCGTCGGCGTGGTGGACAACGTCAAGGACCCCGACGCGCTCGGGCGCGTGAGCGTGTCCCTGTCGACCGCGAGCGACCAGGCGAAGTCCGCGTGGGCGCGCGTCACGCAGCCCGGCGCGGGCAGCGGGCGCGGGCACCTCTTCCTGCCGCACGTGGGCGACGAGGTGCTCGTCGGGTTCGAGAACGACGACCCGAACCGGCCGGTCGTGATCGGCGGGCTGTACGGCACGAAGGCGGCGCCGCACCGCGCGGCGATCGGCGAGGACGGCGCGGTGGTCGCGCAGGCCATCAAGACACGCACGGGCCACGTCATCGAGCTGTCCGAGGGGACGAGCGACGCCGAGCAGCACATCCTGCTGAGCCTCGCGTCCGGCGCGCGGCTGCGGGTCGGCAAGGACGCCGTGGTGCTCGAGGCGCCCGACGGCGTGCCGCTCACGCTGAACGCGGGGCAGTCGTCGCTCGCGTTCGACGGCAACGGCAAGGTCACGCTCACCGGCACGACGCTCGAGCTCAAGGCCCGCTCCAAGGTCGACGTCTCGTCGTCCGCGGACGTCGCCGTCAAGGCGGGCACGGGGCTCGCGCTGCAGGGCATGACCGCCACGTTCAAGGGCACGGCCTCGACGGTCGTCGAGTCCGGTGCCGTCGCCGAGGTCAAGGGAACGATGGTGAAGATCAACTGA
- a CDS encoding carboxypeptidase-like regulatory domain-containing protein, with protein sequence MAKAPRPGRVATTVLVEPGAHAAPGEHATLRVAARNVTTTTRDLVVSVVGLEGSWLPAPVVVTDVVADATVTVDLPILPPVGATPGDYPFVVAVESVRHAGAADEAAQERATTLADGALRVDGESGLVLSVEPAEVRGVRSKRVQVVLANRGETTTRVQLDAHAQDTGFVDLAAREVDIAPHASVRVGARAGTRRVALVGTARRIGWHVTATGQQAPHRFDAAFTARPVLTGTALRATAVVTLGLLWVGLVLAALPWLSGQVTDSAQRDDTETTAPATPGASPGAGGNDGGGAGGGAGGGAGGPGAGSGGGSAGEDGGEDGAEDGADEGVRIGGVVTSSDPSDVTVQVVPAGALTGTDAPDGSTDGSSETGAAAGDDDGLTARASRALAEHHPVGAAAWLVGALRGTSTSRAPGSSGAGKISGLALPVERTDVTPQRRSTSTGDDGAWAFAGLSPTARYLLTFSKAGYETQRFWVTGAEAAAAPLEIELTPGDGTLRGTVRGPDGPVGGVRLTLSDGTTTITTRSATSGAVGRWEVDGLSTPSTYLVSATSEKLGAQAALVSLPAAGSRTVDLTMRAGVTTLSGTVEGRDSLGGQDGLGGVTVTARKGSVVRTATTVTGTARGTFVLPDLPVGAYTVTFEAPGYATQTHRLQLGVAGRAPMIVSLTSLGGTLGGTVKDSAGHGLTAVGLTLSGPAGRFRTMSISDGQGTFTFVGIPAGQYTLVGELFGHRPASAQVTVTTSGATAHLELVELDNDGVSDDAKIVGRATDARTGGFLTCPKGRSDEVCTLTVTTTRHLPGGGTEPVTVRGPASETYRLPGARDGGLLPGSYRLTLSAPGYEPGHVDVAVAMGQVVEAPTVALDLAPSIIGSVAARVGVVPTSTCVVAVEQGEPGPGPDPCAREGRAGCHTDEGACSFTGVNGSFEINRLRARPYVVYVVPALGGEYVRPTPVGVTLKAGEPRRVDFTLDRLGVMIVTALTSDGNGALSAAADAQVTAKGPATVSGSAPNGVVELRRLPAGSYEVTGQTVGASGTVKDVQISLNQELPVQVVLTTAVSTVRKQVVVNLGASPTNVAGATVEASGVVGYRGVVPIPGAGTRPASTTDGGMFEVCTLPDPKSCPDRDDVIPLPLVEKRVDLRVTKDGYEQYVANGVSTTDEAPIVLTPTGRTFAGKVTLQGATAAELPAAYSKVTFRVTKAPPGVGEIAVVADNAGRLTWSDSAQPAGSGKIRPGSYTVAASLPGYVSDPVPLEVAVGADPPELEVTLQKNGVLRIKLVDSADTDVPVTDAVVTLTVDNIEQRRSALPGTDYVDFGELAPNIDPGYDVVVRAAGFRTFSGKVPLAAGQTTGAPSKLALERLGTIAGHVEAVITRTISESLAGAQITATSGSTTFTSTTSAAGTYTVTGTTEVDGLAQAEWSVKATADNYVAASGTSDTTVVPVTMPGKTEPAPELLLSPKPASLTVLVLSGSEGVEGLSVELTYNNGTSTDRPQLTSQGGGYYRFENNLAPLSYTLNIIGSGYSPVVMDVPIAAGRSRAMTVQVTAPTGSLEGVVQRQAANGATSVVPGATVELSGDGVTSTQPSDDDGHYLFEDVAAGTYTLSVSAGGLSTSRTVKLQAGAGLVVDLLLTETTHALRVTVTSASDLTGALVSLTGPWTSVAQPVVRAGPGTFSTTFAQLGDGVGTATLSGPAGHLGTWTTDVEIDGADAEIEFEVEETQVRLRATGPAGAPGTLTARVTPASNGVARNFVVTVGGSDTTVWVPDAGATVAVADSGGWDLTITPTSVPAGVDFQLVTLALTARATTIAVTSAPTTIVEGTTLTVGVRVTAGTTAVTVGDVVLERSTNAGTSWTQIDTSPLGGSGTANLTEDTSGWQSGAQTLRVRYAGSGRFAASGNVAVTGVTVQIPATIAFTTVTASRLVVALTRSTAGTGTPTGTVQFQSQSGTTWTTIDGCDAVTAVGGSATCSPATDLPAGTTVRATLTGSGIWTDAGPVQGTVPAAAP encoded by the coding sequence ATGGCCAAGGCACCGCGCCCCGGTCGCGTCGCGACGACCGTCCTGGTCGAGCCCGGCGCGCACGCAGCACCGGGCGAGCACGCGACCCTGCGGGTGGCCGCGCGCAACGTCACGACGACGACGCGGGACCTCGTCGTGTCGGTCGTCGGGCTCGAGGGGTCGTGGCTGCCCGCGCCCGTCGTCGTGACGGACGTCGTCGCCGACGCGACCGTGACCGTCGACCTGCCGATCCTGCCGCCCGTGGGCGCCACGCCCGGCGACTACCCGTTCGTCGTGGCCGTCGAGTCCGTGCGGCACGCGGGCGCCGCCGACGAGGCCGCGCAGGAGCGTGCGACGACGCTCGCGGACGGTGCGCTGCGCGTCGACGGCGAGTCCGGGCTGGTGCTCAGCGTCGAGCCCGCCGAGGTGCGGGGCGTGCGGTCCAAGCGCGTCCAGGTGGTGCTCGCCAACCGCGGTGAGACCACCACGCGCGTGCAGCTCGACGCGCACGCGCAGGACACCGGGTTCGTGGACCTCGCGGCGCGCGAGGTCGACATCGCGCCGCACGCGAGCGTGCGCGTCGGTGCGCGCGCCGGGACGCGGCGGGTCGCGCTCGTCGGGACCGCGCGGCGGATCGGCTGGCACGTGACCGCGACGGGCCAGCAGGCGCCGCACCGGTTCGACGCGGCGTTCACCGCCCGACCCGTGCTCACCGGGACCGCGCTGCGTGCGACCGCCGTCGTGACGCTCGGGCTGCTGTGGGTCGGGCTCGTGCTCGCGGCGCTGCCCTGGCTGTCCGGGCAGGTCACCGACTCGGCGCAGCGGGACGACACGGAGACGACCGCCCCCGCGACCCCGGGTGCCTCCCCGGGCGCGGGTGGGAACGACGGCGGCGGGGCCGGCGGGGGCGCCGGTGGTGGGGCCGGCGGACCAGGCGCAGGGTCCGGCGGCGGGTCCGCCGGCGAGGACGGCGGCGAGGACGGCGCCGAGGACGGCGCCGACGAGGGCGTGCGCATCGGCGGGGTCGTGACCTCCAGCGACCCGTCGGACGTGACGGTGCAGGTCGTGCCCGCGGGGGCGCTCACCGGCACGGACGCCCCGGACGGCTCGACGGACGGCTCGTCGGAGACCGGCGCCGCGGCGGGCGACGACGACGGCCTGACCGCGCGGGCGTCGCGCGCGCTCGCGGAGCACCACCCCGTCGGCGCGGCCGCGTGGCTCGTCGGCGCGTTGCGCGGCACGAGCACGAGCCGCGCGCCCGGGTCCTCGGGTGCCGGCAAGATCTCGGGACTCGCGCTCCCGGTCGAGCGCACCGACGTCACCCCGCAGCGCCGGTCCACCAGCACGGGCGACGACGGCGCGTGGGCGTTCGCGGGACTGTCGCCGACCGCGCGGTACCTGCTGACGTTCTCCAAGGCGGGCTACGAGACGCAGCGGTTCTGGGTCACGGGCGCCGAGGCCGCCGCCGCGCCGCTCGAGATCGAGCTCACGCCCGGTGACGGCACGCTGCGCGGCACGGTCCGCGGGCCGGACGGCCCGGTGGGCGGGGTCCGGCTCACGCTCTCGGACGGCACGACGACGATCACCACGCGCAGCGCGACGTCGGGCGCGGTCGGCCGCTGGGAGGTCGACGGCCTGTCCACGCCGTCGACGTACCTGGTGAGCGCGACGTCCGAGAAGCTCGGGGCACAGGCCGCGCTCGTGTCGCTGCCCGCCGCGGGCAGCCGCACGGTCGACCTCACGATGCGCGCCGGCGTGACCACATTGTCCGGCACCGTTGAGGGCCGCGACTCGCTCGGCGGGCAGGACGGGCTCGGCGGCGTCACGGTCACGGCGCGCAAGGGGTCCGTGGTGCGCACCGCGACGACCGTGACCGGTACCGCGCGCGGCACGTTCGTCCTGCCGGACCTGCCCGTCGGGGCGTACACGGTCACGTTCGAGGCACCCGGCTACGCGACGCAGACGCACCGGCTGCAGCTCGGCGTGGCGGGACGCGCACCCATGATCGTCAGCCTCACGTCGCTCGGCGGCACGCTCGGCGGCACCGTGAAGGACAGTGCGGGGCACGGCCTGACGGCGGTGGGACTGACGTTGAGCGGCCCCGCGGGCCGGTTCCGGACGATGTCCATCTCGGACGGCCAGGGCACGTTCACGTTCGTGGGCATCCCCGCCGGGCAGTACACGCTGGTCGGCGAGCTGTTCGGGCACAGACCCGCGTCGGCGCAGGTCACCGTCACGACGTCGGGCGCCACCGCGCACCTCGAGCTCGTCGAGCTCGACAACGACGGGGTGAGCGACGACGCGAAGATCGTCGGACGGGCGACGGACGCCCGCACCGGTGGGTTCCTCACGTGTCCGAAGGGCAGGTCCGACGAGGTGTGCACACTCACCGTCACCACGACGCGGCACCTGCCGGGTGGCGGCACGGAGCCCGTCACGGTCAGGGGGCCGGCGTCCGAGACGTACCGGCTGCCGGGCGCGCGGGACGGCGGCCTGCTCCCGGGTTCCTACCGGCTCACGCTGAGCGCGCCGGGGTACGAGCCCGGGCACGTCGACGTCGCCGTCGCCATGGGGCAGGTCGTCGAGGCGCCCACGGTAGCGCTCGACCTGGCGCCGTCGATCATCGGGTCCGTCGCCGCGCGCGTGGGTGTGGTCCCGACCAGCACGTGCGTCGTCGCCGTCGAGCAGGGCGAGCCCGGTCCCGGGCCCGACCCGTGCGCCCGCGAGGGCCGCGCCGGGTGCCACACGGACGAGGGCGCGTGCTCCTTCACGGGCGTGAACGGGTCGTTCGAGATCAACCGCCTGCGCGCACGCCCCTACGTCGTGTACGTCGTGCCGGCGCTGGGCGGCGAGTACGTCAGGCCCACGCCGGTCGGCGTGACCCTCAAGGCCGGGGAGCCGCGCCGGGTCGACTTCACGCTCGACCGGCTGGGCGTGATGATCGTGACGGCCCTGACGTCGGACGGCAACGGGGCCCTCTCCGCCGCTGCCGACGCGCAGGTCACGGCGAAGGGACCCGCGACGGTCTCGGGGTCGGCGCCCAACGGAGTGGTCGAGCTGCGCAGGTTGCCGGCGGGTTCGTACGAGGTGACCGGCCAGACCGTGGGAGCGTCGGGCACGGTGAAGGACGTCCAGATCAGCCTGAACCAGGAGCTCCCGGTCCAGGTGGTGCTCACCACTGCGGTGAGCACGGTGCGCAAGCAGGTCGTCGTGAACCTGGGGGCCTCCCCGACGAACGTCGCCGGAGCGACGGTGGAGGCCTCGGGTGTCGTCGGGTACCGCGGGGTGGTGCCGATCCCGGGCGCCGGCACCCGGCCGGCGTCGACGACGGACGGAGGCATGTTCGAGGTCTGCACGTTGCCCGACCCGAAGAGCTGCCCGGACCGCGACGACGTGATCCCCTTGCCGCTCGTCGAGAAGCGGGTCGACCTCCGCGTGACGAAGGACGGCTACGAGCAGTACGTGGCGAACGGTGTCAGCACGACGGACGAGGCCCCGATCGTGCTGACGCCGACCGGGCGCACGTTCGCGGGCAAGGTGACCCTGCAGGGCGCGACCGCCGCCGAGCTGCCCGCGGCGTACTCGAAGGTCACGTTCCGGGTGACCAAGGCCCCGCCCGGCGTCGGGGAGATCGCGGTCGTCGCCGACAATGCCGGCCGGCTTACCTGGAGCGACTCCGCACAACCCGCGGGCTCCGGCAAGATCCGGCCTGGCAGCTACACGGTGGCCGCGTCGCTGCCCGGCTACGTCTCGGACCCGGTCCCGCTCGAGGTCGCCGTGGGCGCGGACCCTCCCGAGCTGGAGGTGACGCTGCAGAAGAACGGCGTGCTGCGCATCAAGCTCGTCGACTCGGCGGACACCGACGTGCCCGTGACGGACGCGGTCGTGACGCTCACGGTCGACAACATCGAGCAGCGTCGTTCGGCGCTGCCGGGTACGGACTACGTGGACTTCGGTGAGCTCGCGCCGAACATCGACCCCGGCTACGACGTGGTGGTGCGGGCAGCCGGGTTCAGGACGTTCTCGGGCAAGGTCCCGCTCGCGGCGGGCCAGACGACCGGGGCGCCGTCGAAGCTGGCACTGGAACGGCTGGGCACCATCGCGGGCCACGTCGAGGCGGTGATCACGAGGACCATCAGCGAGAGCCTCGCGGGTGCCCAGATCACGGCCACGTCGGGGAGCACGACGTTCACGTCCACGACGAGCGCTGCCGGGACGTACACGGTGACGGGTACGACCGAGGTCGACGGGCTCGCCCAGGCAGAATGGAGCGTCAAGGCGACGGCGGACAACTACGTGGCGGCCTCGGGGACGTCCGACACCACGGTGGTACCCGTCACGATGCCCGGCAAGACCGAGCCCGCGCCGGAGCTCCTCCTGAGCCCGAAGCCCGCGAGCCTGACAGTTCTCGTCCTGTCCGGCAGCGAGGGGGTCGAGGGCCTCTCGGTCGAGCTCACGTACAACAACGGCACGAGCACGGACCGGCCGCAGCTGACCTCGCAGGGCGGCGGCTACTACCGGTTCGAGAACAACCTCGCGCCGCTGTCGTACACGCTCAACATCATCGGCTCGGGGTACTCGCCCGTGGTGATGGACGTCCCGATCGCCGCCGGACGGAGCCGCGCGATGACGGTGCAGGTGACCGCGCCGACCGGCTCCCTGGAGGGGGTCGTGCAGCGGCAGGCCGCGAACGGCGCGACCTCGGTGGTCCCGGGCGCGACGGTCGAGCTGTCCGGAGACGGCGTGACGAGCACTCAGCCCTCGGACGACGACGGGCACTACCTGTTCGAGGACGTCGCGGCGGGGACGTACACGCTGTCGGTCTCGGCGGGCGGGCTGTCGACGTCCCGGACGGTCAAGCTGCAGGCGGGCGCGGGGCTCGTCGTCGACCTGCTCCTGACGGAGACGACGCACGCGCTGAGGGTCACGGTGACGTCCGCCTCGGACCTCACGGGCGCGCTCGTGAGCCTCACGGGACCGTGGACGTCGGTCGCGCAACCCGTGGTGCGGGCCGGGCCGGGCACGTTCTCGACGACGTTCGCGCAGCTCGGCGACGGCGTCGGGACCGCGACGCTGTCCGGGCCGGCGGGGCACCTCGGCACGTGGACGACCGACGTGGAGATCGACGGTGCCGACGCGGAGATCGAGTTCGAGGTCGAGGAGACGCAGGTCCGCCTGCGCGCCACCGGCCCCGCGGGTGCGCCCGGCACGCTCACCGCGCGCGTCACGCCCGCGTCCAACGGGGTGGCCCGGAACTTCGTCGTGACCGTCGGCGGCAGCGACACGACCGTGTGGGTCCCGGACGCGGGTGCCACCGTGGCCGTCGCGGACAGCGGCGGGTGGGACCTGACGATCACGCCGACGAGCGTCCCGGCGGGCGTCGACTTCCAGCTCGTGACCCTCGCGCTGACGGCCCGCGCCACGACCATCGCGGTCACGAGCGCGCCGACGACGATCGTCGAGGGCACCACGCTGACGGTGGGCGTCCGGGTGACGGCAGGCACCACCGCTGTCACGGTGGGCGACGTGGTGCTCGAGCGCAGCACCAACGCGGGCACCTCGTGGACGCAGATCGACACGTCGCCGCTCGGCGGGAGCGGGACCGCGAACCTCACCGAGGACACGTCGGGCTGGCAGAGCGGCGCCCAGACCCTGCGCGTGCGCTACGCGGGCTCGGGCCGGTTCGCGGCGTCCGGCAACGTCGCGGTCACCGGCGTGACCGTCCAGATCCCGGCGACGATCGCGTTCACCACGGTCACGGCGTCGAGGCTCGTCGTGGCCCTCACCCGAAGCACGGCCGGGACCGGGACCCCCACCGGCACGGTGCAGTTCCAGTCGCAGTCCGGCACCACGTGGACCACCATCGACGGCTGCGACGCGGTGACCGCGGTGGGCGGGTCGGCGACGTGCAGCCCGGCGACCGACCTCCCGGCGGGCACGACCGTCCGTGCGACGCTCACCGGCTCGGGCATCTGGACCGACGCGGGTCCGGTCCAGGGCACCGTCCCGGCCGCCGCACCCTGA
- a CDS encoding phage tail protein gives MNARPSDWLLRQLPHGMLAEEFFVRFVSIFQEQAGTLLQHADNLPYLADIDIAPTQMMQEMARWLGLPGIDASYPPQTQRRILRTAAQTLQWRGTVAGLTRLLELYSGGPARVTDSGGVFAEGEVPDDVAWVVLEVDSTGPLGQADFLALVLDEVPAHVLVEVRVGGERIWPVPAAEQEEELAS, from the coding sequence GTGAACGCACGCCCCTCCGACTGGCTCCTGCGCCAGCTGCCGCACGGCATGCTCGCGGAGGAGTTCTTCGTGCGGTTCGTGTCGATCTTCCAGGAGCAGGCCGGCACGCTCCTGCAGCACGCCGACAACCTGCCGTACCTCGCCGACATCGACATCGCACCGACCCAGATGATGCAGGAGATGGCCCGCTGGCTCGGGCTGCCCGGCATCGACGCGTCCTACCCGCCGCAGACGCAGCGCCGCATCCTGCGCACCGCCGCGCAGACCCTGCAGTGGCGCGGGACCGTCGCCGGTCTCACGCGGCTGCTCGAGCTGTACTCCGGCGGACCCGCGCGCGTCACCGACAGCGGCGGGGTGTTCGCCGAGGGCGAGGTGCCCGACGACGTCGCGTGGGTGGTGCTCGAGGTCGACTCGACCGGCCCGCTCGGGCAGGCCGACTTCCTCGCGCTCGTGCTCGACGAGGTGCCCGCGCACGTGCTCGTCGAGGTCCGCGTCGGCGGGGAGCGCATCTGGCCGGTGCCCGCCGCGGAGCAGGAGGAGGAGCTCGCGTCATGA
- a CDS encoding GPW/gp25 family protein has product MSETPLLPASPDFVGRGFAWPLHVDHTGSIALTAPGGDLEDSIRVVLLTAPGERLMRPQFGCRIWDLLFEPITANLLGLISQAVRDALAQWEPRIVVDDVTPLQDDAEAGLVRVRIDYRVRATNDRRNLVFPFYVIPREES; this is encoded by the coding sequence ATGTCCGAGACCCCGCTCCTGCCCGCCTCGCCCGACTTCGTCGGACGCGGCTTCGCCTGGCCCCTGCACGTGGACCACACGGGCTCGATCGCGCTCACCGCGCCCGGCGGCGACCTCGAGGACTCGATCCGCGTGGTCCTGCTGACCGCGCCCGGCGAACGGCTCATGCGCCCGCAGTTCGGCTGCCGCATCTGGGACCTGCTGTTCGAGCCGATCACCGCGAACCTGCTGGGGCTGATCTCGCAGGCGGTGCGGGACGCGCTCGCGCAGTGGGAGCCGCGCATCGTCGTCGACGACGTGACGCCCCTGCAGGACGACGCCGAGGCCGGCCTCGTGCGCGTGCGGATCGACTACCGCGTCCGGGCCACCAACGACCGCCGCAACCTCGTCTTCCCGTTCTACGTCATCCCCCGGGAGGAGTCCTGA